One candidate division WOR-3 bacterium DNA segment encodes these proteins:
- the dnaJ gene encoding molecular chaperone DnaJ: MKKDYYEILGVSRNASAEEIKKAYRQKAKQYHPDMNPGNKAEAEEKFKEVSEAYEVLMDPQKRQLYDQYGHEGVSQTFRGRGFSWDDFTHFDDLQDILGNLFGGSIFEEFFGGGRRADRYRPRKGGDIHVILRVTLEDIVNRTKKKFKIDRYEACPVCRGQGGTDLVDCPQCGGRGQVRTQTRSFFGTFTSVSTCPRCHGQGKIIKNPCTKCRGSGRLKKTRTIEIKIPQGIANGQYIVLRGEGHYGLGGKGNIIVEFEEKPHQFFERRGYDLYLRMLTPYSTLANGGSIDIPSLNGKKERVKVPRGSSAPEIIRIKGKGMPRPDGGHGDLYVELDLKPLKSRDKNLHKILEELSQYEGESVPRKRTQ, translated from the coding sequence ATGAAGAAAGATTATTATGAAATACTGGGGGTTTCCAGAAACGCCTCTGCCGAGGAGATAAAGAAGGCTTATCGTCAGAAGGCGAAACAGTATCATCCCGATATGAACCCCGGTAATAAAGCGGAGGCGGAAGAGAAATTCAAGGAGGTTTCAGAGGCTTATGAAGTTCTGATGGATCCCCAGAAAAGGCAGCTCTATGACCAGTACGGCCATGAAGGGGTTTCACAGACTTTCCGGGGTAGAGGATTCTCCTGGGATGATTTCACTCATTTTGATGACCTGCAGGATATTCTCGGTAATCTGTTCGGCGGTTCGATCTTCGAAGAGTTCTTCGGCGGCGGCAGGAGGGCGGACCGGTACCGACCGAGAAAGGGCGGTGACATCCACGTTATTCTCCGGGTGACCCTGGAGGATATCGTCAACAGAACAAAAAAGAAATTCAAGATCGATCGTTATGAGGCGTGTCCGGTATGCCGCGGTCAGGGAGGTACTGATTTGGTGGACTGTCCCCAGTGTGGAGGCCGGGGTCAGGTGAGGACCCAGACGCGCAGTTTCTTCGGTACGTTCACGAGCGTTTCAACCTGCCCGAGATGCCATGGTCAGGGAAAGATCATAAAGAACCCGTGTACCAAATGCCGGGGTTCAGGAAGGCTCAAAAAAACACGCACCATCGAGATAAAAATTCCCCAGGGAATAGCAAACGGTCAATATATTGTACTGCGTGGTGAAGGACATTATGGTCTGGGTGGTAAGGGTAATATCATCGTGGAGTTTGAAGAAAAACCCCATCAGTTTTTTGAGAGAAGAGGTTATGACCTGTACTTAAGAATGCTCACGCCGTATTCCACTTTGGCGAACGGAGGATCTATCGACATCCCGAGTCTCAACGGCAAGAAAGAACGGGTTAAAGTACCCAGGGGCAGCAGTGCTCCTGAGATCATTCGTATAAAAGGAAAAGGTATGCCCCGACCGGATGGTGGTCATGGTGATTTATATGTGGAACTTGATTTGAAACCGTTGAAGAGTCGCGATAAAAATTTACATAAGATACTCGAAGAACTCAGTCAGTACGAAGGGGAATCGGTTCCGCGAAAGAGGACTCAATAG
- a CDS encoding 16S rRNA (uracil(1498)-N(3))-methyltransferase produces MKEETADWIHNLFFSPPEKISSRQIILSGDTVHHLKNVLRKKIGDVVFVTDGQGNRYKAEIVDIERSKIITEILETKYMPQKGSLNLGLAFVPLKGTRNEFIIEKGTELGVRIFFPFISRFSVVRRLSQKKIERFEKIARGAMLQSRQYHLPHIVPCGGLDGLIEKFQDFAYVCVADMSGGDEIPLFLKSLLYIVGPEGGFTPDEITQFRNGGVGLLNLGENRLRSETAAIAGICKILAAYRQI; encoded by the coding sequence ATGAAGGAAGAAACGGCAGATTGGATTCATAATTTATTTTTTTCTCCGCCGGAGAAGATCTCATCCCGACAGATAATTCTGAGCGGGGATACAGTACATCACCTCAAGAATGTTTTACGGAAAAAGATCGGCGATGTTGTTTTTGTAACCGACGGTCAGGGGAATAGATATAAAGCAGAGATTGTGGATATTGAACGTTCGAAGATAATCACTGAAATTCTGGAGACGAAATATATGCCGCAGAAAGGAAGTTTGAATCTGGGACTTGCTTTTGTTCCTTTAAAAGGGACAAGAAATGAATTTATTATTGAAAAAGGTACAGAACTCGGCGTGAGAATCTTTTTTCCGTTTATCTCCAGATTTTCTGTTGTACGTCGGCTGAGCCAGAAAAAGATCGAGCGTTTTGAGAAGATTGCAAGGGGTGCAATGCTTCAATCACGACAATATCATTTACCACATATCGTTCCCTGTGGTGGACTGGACGGATTGATAGAAAAGTTCCAGGATTTTGCGTATGTGTGTGTGGCTGATATGTCGGGTGGCGATGAGATCCCGCTTTTTTTAAAGTCGCTTCTTTATATTGTCGGACCTGAGGGAGGATTCACTCCGGACGAAATCACTCAATTCCGGAATGGGGGTGTTGGTTTATTGAATCTCGGTGAGAACAGACTTCGCAGTGAAACCGCGGCTATTGCAGGTATCTGCAAAATCCTCGCCGCTTACAGACAGATTTGA